The stretch of DNA TATGGTTTCATATCCTGTTGGGTTTTCAATAATTTTTAATAACTCTTTGGCTGTTTGAGAAGGTTGAACCAATTGATTTTCCTCATACAATTCAACAAATTTATCTTTATTCGAAAAATCCTCACTGGATTGTTCTCGAATTAAATCTTGCATTTTAGTATCAATAATACCTGGAAGAATACAAAAAGCATAAGTGTTTTTACGATTTTCTTTTTCTATTTCTTCTTTCAAAATATTCGTATACATATGCAATCCTGATTTACTGGAACAATAGGCACTCCATCCGTCATAAGGAAGATTAGCTGCTCCTGAACCAATATTTAAAACAACTTTCGTATACTCTTCTGATGAAAATGTATTGAAAAAAATATTTGTTAAAATGGAAGGTGTTATCAAGTTAACAGTTAACAAATCAGCTAATTCTTGATTATTTTGTCTCCCAATATAATTTATTGGCGCTAAAAGACCTGCATTATTAATGAGCACTATTTTATCAAAATTTTCTACTTTAGGAAATGTAAAATCAATTACATTTTCTTGTTTAGATAAATCAATTTGTTCATGCACATAATTTTTACTTTCAAAAGTAACAGAAGATCTAGAAAAACCAAAAATTTGATTTCCATCATTCTTAAGTAATTCTTCTACCAAGCCTTGACCTATCCCAGAAGATGTTCCTGTAATAAAATATACTGTTTTCATCTCTTTTTTTATTTTAGTAATTTAGCTAGATGGATTTTGTTTACTTTAGTATCTATCAACTAAAATCACAACTCATTTCACCCTCATAAATTATTAATTTAACAAAATTAAGGGTAATAAATTCAAAATCCCAATAAATTAGATAAAGAAAAAGCTTTATCTTTAGAAGAAAAACAATTTTTTAGTGAAGAACAAGAACAAACAACAAAAAGCAAGTCAGATTTATTTAATACTTGCTTCACTTTTCATTACCTCTTTGGTAGTATCTAATCTGATTTTTCAGAAATTCTTTTATTGGAATTTTTTCGATATCCATACTTTCGAATTATCTGTTGGGATATTACCTTACCCCATTACTTTTTTAATCACCGATTTAATTAGTGAGATATATGGTAAAAAGAAAGCTAATCAAGTGGTTACAACAGGAATTTTTGCTTCATTCTTTTCCTTATTAATCATTCTCGTTTCAAGTTACGTTCCTGCAACAGAATGGTCACCAATTGACAATCCGTTGTTTGATAAAGTTTTTGGCGTTACAGCTTTAGCTGTGTTTTCTTCTATGATGGCTTATTTATTTGCTCAATATATTGATATTCAAATTTATCATTTCTGGAAAAAGTTAACCAAAGGAAAACACTTATGGCTACGAAATAATTTTTCAACCTTCACTTCTCAATTTATTGATACTTTTACTGTTCTTTTTCTATTATGCAGTTTTAACCTTATTAAATGGGATTTATTTAGCACTCTATTGATCAGTGGCTTTTCTTTCAAAATACTAATTGCCTTAATTGATACACCTTTCTTATATTTAGGAGTCTATATTTTCAGACGAATATTTCATTTAAAAGAGGGTGAGGAAATTACGATCTAAAAAAACAGTCAAAATAACCTAGGTTATTTTGACTGTTTTTTTAGATTAATACTTATTTCTTTACTCTTTTTCTTTATTAAAAAGTATTATATAAGTGTAATTATTTCCTCTTCAGATAAACGAGACTTTGGCAATTTCGCATTAAAATCTGTTTCTGTACGATATCCTAAAGAAACCACTGCTAATGCTGTATATCCTTTCTCTCTCAAATTAAACTCTTCATCTAATGCTTTTAAATCAACTCCTTCCATAGGTACCGCATCAATTCCTAAAGCTGCAACACCTAATAGCAAAGACCCCATATTTAAATACACTTGCTTTTCTAACCAATGCTGTAAATCCTTATAATCATAACGATGCATATTAGCAAACATCATACGTCCTCCATGTAATTGT from Flavobacteriaceae bacterium UJ101 encodes:
- the yueD gene encoding benzil reductase ((S)-benzoin forming) (Reduces benzil stereospecifically to (S)-benzoin. Can also reduce 1-phenyl-1,2-propanedione, 1,4-naphthoquinone, 1-(4- methyl-phenyl)-2-phenyl-ethane-1,2-dione, 1-(4-fluoro-phenyl)-2- phenyl-ethane-1,2-dione, methyl benzoylformate, p- nitrobenzaldehyde in decreasing order; Belongs to the short-chain dehydrogenases/reductases (SDR) family.; KEGG: bbd:Belba_3759 benzil reductase ((S)-benzoin forming)); translated protein: MKTVYFITGTSSGIGQGLVEELLKNDGNQIFGFSRSSVTFESKNYVHEQIDLSKQENVIDFTFPKVENFDKIVLINNAGLLAPINYIGRQNNQELADLLTVNLITPSILTNIFFNTFSSEEYTKVVLNIGSGAANLPYDGWSAYCSSKSGLHMYTNILKEEIEKENRKNTYAFCILPGIIDTKMQDLIREQSSEDFSNKDKFVELYEENQLVQPSQTAKELLKIIENPTGYETISDLRNL